GGGTTGAAGCGGTTGTCCGGTAGcgaatattttgaataaatagcCCGCCCACGGCGTTGGGAAATCATTCGCAAACCAGAGAACTATCCAGCAATATGAAGTATTTCCTAGTAGTCCTAGCAGTACTAGCACCCCTGACTGCAGCAGCCAGCCTGGGGGAGCAGAAGCCGAAGCCTAACGCCTTCGTCCAGTCCCTGAGGGACTTGCATCGGGGTCCACCAGTGGAGCCCTCAAAGACCAGAGCCAAGGTGGAGGAGCGTTGGATCGACCAGTGGCTGGACAATTTTGATGAGCAAAACAACGCAACTTGGAAGGACGTAAGTACTTTCAAAAAGTGTAATGACCAAACAATACTATCTTTGTCGTATCTTCCAGCGCATCTTCATCAACGAGCGCTACTTTGTCGACGGTTCCCCCATTTTCATTTACCTGGGCGGTGAATGGAAGATTTATCCCGATAGCATCACCTCTGGCCTCTGGAAGGACATTGCCAAGAAGCACAACGGCTCCCTCGTCTACACCGAACATCGTTTCTTTGGGGAGAGTATCCCAATAACGTTAGTACTCCTGCAGTTTTTTAAAGTAcatgtaaattaataaaaatacttatatttCAGCCCACTTTCTACTGAGAATCTGCAAAAGTACCAAAGCGTCGAGCAGGCCCTGGCCGATGTGATCACCGTTATTGAGACCCTGAAGGAGGAGGACAAGTATAAGAACTCCAAGGTAGTGGTCTCCGGCTGCTCCTACTCGGCCACCATGGCCGCCTGGATTCGTAAGCTCTATCCTGACACCATTAAGGGCAGCTGGGCCTCATCGGCTCCGATACTGGCCAAGGTGGACTTCAAGGACTACATGAAGGTTGTGGGCCAGGCGTACGCAACTCTTGGCGGACAATACTGCTACGATTTGATCGACAATGCCACCGCCTACTACGAGGATCTCTTCGACAATGGAAAGGGAAAGCAGGCTAAGAAGGAGCTAAATCTGTGTGACGAATTCGATGTTGACAGCGAGCAGGATCGCTGGCAGATATTCAGCACCATTGCCAATATCTTCGCCGGCATTGCCCAATACCAAAAGTGGGACTCTTAACATTAACAGATTATTGGGAATATTTATTACCCATTATTTCTAGGCCTGAGAAGTACGACCTGCCCCAGTACTGTTCGGTGCTGCGATCCTTCAGCGACGACGATTCCGTGGCCCTGTCCAAGTTTATCAACTGGAAAATCCACGAGCACTCTGGCGAGTGCATCAGTGCTACCTACAAAGGAGCTGTGGGCTACTATGAATGGTCCAAGGAAAACTACGAAGATAGTAAGCCTTCACTCTGTTTAAATCATTTCTGATGCTAACAGATAATTTTCTCTCTCCACAGGCGATCTGCCTTGGATCTTCCAGACCTGCAGCGAGTTCGGTTGGTTCCAATCTTCGGCCAGCAGCCAACAGCCCTTTGGATCCACTTTCCCGGCCACTCTGTACGAGGACACCTGCGAGGGTGTCTTCGGGTCCAAGTACGACTCGGCTGGTATCCACGCCAAGGTCAGGAATACCAACAAGGTGTTTGGTGGCCTGGACGTGAATGCCACCAATATCTACTTTGTGCAGGGTGAGTTGGATGGCTGGAGCAAGGTGGGCGCAGGAGTTGCCCAGGGAGCCACCATTATCCCATTGGCCTCCCACTGCCCCGACACGGCATCTATCAGCGCCTCCGACAGTGCCGAACTGGTGGCCTCTAAGAAGAAGCTTATCAAGCTGGTGGCCGAGTGGCTGGCCGATGAGTAGCTATAATTATGCCTATTATTGAAGTATTCTTAGCTTAGAAGTTTGTTGTTATATGGCTTAACCGACGCCTAAAAATgtaatcaataaatataataattattaataacatatatttgctttgaatttttaatctttttgAAAATACTCAACGCATCAACTTAATAAATGTTGACAATTCTACAAAGGttaactaattttattatcCTTTCTATAGTCTTTGAGATAATTTCATAAGTGGGCTAGGAAGTCTTCACTCTTAAATCCCACAAGTCCCCAATATAATTTACCCATTTCACCTTATGTCTGAGCTCTGAAGCAGCCACTTGTCCTTTGAACAATTTACAAATAACTCAAGTGGTGTCAATAATAACGATTGCCGTGAGTAACAAGAGATAAGTTTAATTACAGTGATCCCAAGACTAAAGAGAAAACAAGCGATGGCAAAActtgaacaaaataatcttACAAATTTCAAAAGTGGCTTCTACAGTTCCGAAATTTCATATTTCCAGCTCAAGGTATTTGCAAATATGAGGCCATAAAAACTGACAATTTATGTACGCCACAAATCCATCAAAATGTTTCAAAAGGTGTGACCACTCCGACAGTCGATCACGGACCTACTTAGGCAGCCCCTAAAAAGTATGGTAAAGGGAGTGCGGGGCGGAATAGGATGAAGAGCGGCCATCTACACCCAATGAATTGCACTAAATCCAGAAACGTGACGGGCATATCAAGATCGATAGACAGTTCAGCTTGCCAGCTACTGAAATACTTTGCATTGCTTtagaaaatatcataaatcTTGAGGCCCGAATCGAGTCACGTATTATAAGGCCCTGAACAGGCTCCAGCAAAGCATAGCCAATGAACAAGGCCAAGTCAAACTTTTCTATATGAAAATCTGCTTATAAATACTTGACATTAAGTACAATTAAATCGTAAAATTCGTATCATTTCAAATGTAACTGGTACAGTTTTCTCTGTCCCTCTTtgaaattctttttttaaacattaaacgCCGAAAGCCCGAAGAAATGCCAAAGTGTTGAGTTTTGGTCAAATTATTTCGGTATGCGGCAAAGACATGAACGGGAAATTCTTCACTTTTTGGTTGAACGTTCTCAAAGAAACCAGAAAGAGAAAAGATATTGAGGAAGGGAGACTGGGATTGGTTGGTGTTTCGAGAAATTTATATcgaaaagaaatacaaatttttgacATAATTTGGGAGATTGCGGAAATTGGCTGATGCTTAAAATGTGTGCATTCTGTATACCTGAGAGGAAGTGAGCAAATTGTTTTTTGATTTAAgcttcatatttatttatgttacgGGAgcgaaataatatatttcactttgcatgaccacattaaaaaataagaaacataTTCTAAAAATTGTGGGGTATctaatttactttaatatttaattttaaaagcatCGATTATTCCTCCTTTGGGTCACCTAGAATTTCAAAGCGCCTTTAACGTAGATGGGGAAAAATCAAGCCAAGCAGCAAGAATACCAGCATCGAATTAGTCAGAGCAGAACATAAACCCGAGAAAAAGAATGAAATGACAACCGCTGTGAGCCTGAGAACCTGGCTATAAAATGACAgaggagttggagctggaACCAAATTACTCTCGGCCAGGGTGCACAAATAACAAATCAAAACCGGTGACAAAATGATTTAGGAACCGGGCGAAAATGTTCACACGAAGCACCACAATTCAGAGCTGAGAGCTCAAGAAACCGAACCAGGCAGAGGAGATCGGACAGAAACGTTGAAATCAAACAAGAAGCAGCATTGGGGGGAGAAACATGCAAAGATTCTGTTCGATATTGAATCCTTTTGGCTGAGAATTCTTCTACGTGGTCGCCGGCCTCGGATTGGTGGGTCTTATTGTTACGCGGCGATAAAGATCACACGAGTAAATCATGGTCTGCCGCCACTCACTACCAGCTCATCCCCATCCGCATCCCAGCCCCTCTGTCCAAGATCTGGCCTTGACTGCCGCAATGCATGAACAAGTAGTTGAGCAAATGGATACAAGAGCCACACAGGGTTTTCCATGTTGCGCCCGCCTTTGGGATCCGTCATTAGGTTCAAGACAATGAGCAAGGAATTTTGGTTTAATAATGGATAAGCTAAATATCACCCGGAATTCTGTCCATAATTCTTAAAGCCAACAATTATCTACAAGTCGAAGAAGAGCGCGGAAAGTTTTAGGCAGGTTATTAGTCTTGTCAACCTACAATTCAAAGCTGTAAAACTTTTGGCAAGTCTCAACCAGAGGTGTTTTTAAAAGAGCTGAAAGAGATACCTTCAACCGAGAACACTCAACCGAAGATCAACAACAAAGAAAGAGAATGATTCTATTAAAGTGTGTCGTCTAAAATATtagaattttagtttaaatgtAACCCTTAAAAAGGTATATAAAGTGAGTCTTACAGAGTCCCACCTTGAGAACTCTATTGGGATTTTTAGAGAATTTTGTACTTGTTTATTTGCATATAGTGAAAAATGCCACATTTGCcacatttctttaattttacaataaaaaatgtatattgaaAATCAATATTAACGTCTTTTTACTCCTGAAAActaatgaatataaaaaaaaattatataatatagttaTTCTAAGAAGATACAGTGTGAAAACAAAGCTTTTACAATCAATTTTTCATGcaattttaactaaaaacagcactattttcccattttttatatgtaaacTAAAAAGATTCGTgatctaattaaaaaaaaaacattaaaatttagttaaaatgACAACCTGTTAAAGTAACCGAAGTTTCATGAATTTATCtcaaaaaatttctaaatCGTTCCTATAAAAGCTATACAATTTCCTGATCCAGTATCTTGGTATGATCTTAAATGTTCAGAGTTATTAATTTTGGCTAAGATAAGTGATCAGCTGGACAACCCCAAAGGGTTTTCAGAGATGTTTGTTCAACtgttatttatgtatgtatatttcgGAGAACCGCCAGCTGCTTTAATGatcgtatttaaaatatgaaagtatttctataaaatagtcctcgattattattattcgcTTGACTTAGACAACCTCCGATGATCTGCTTAAATTACTGAACTCGCACATTATCGTAGACTTTTACGATATCTTCGTCCTGCTTGAGTCGTTTGAGAAATTCCTGGTAGCGCTTCATTTGACGGTCGGTCAAGTTGACCATCGGCTTGTTTGGGCAATACCCCAGTTCGGTGTGGACTATCTTGTAGCCACAGTGCCTCAGTTTGGCCGTTGCCTCTCGCAGGTCATTGGGCTGACACTTGAACAAAACGTCCTTCTTTTCAAAATCTGTGATGCGGCTGTCAGTAGCTTTGCACCACAATGCATCTGTGCACACTGTTTGTTGAAAGTCAGAGGGACTCCACAGTGACTTGGGAAAATTGGCCTGGATTAGGCCTGTTTCCGTAAGTAGGTGACGGTTGAAAAGGCGAGATTTGTATTGCCGAAGGAAGTTGGCCAAGCGCAGCTTCACTGCCTTGAGGTCATTAGTCCTGACCTTGCAAACCATTGCCACCAGTTGTCGACCGTAGTCTATGTGAAGCGAATAGGTGTCGTATTCGCGCTCGTACAGCTCACACTCTCTCAAGATACGCTGAACCTGACTGTAGGGCAGCTGTAAGGGCGAAAGTTGAGCCCGAAGCTCGAAATTCTTCTCGGGATCGATGGAACCTCCGCCACGATGCACTGCCAGCCGCAGCCTATGGGCCAGTCGCACCTCATCTGGTGTATCCTGGTCGAATGGGATCTGCTTTGTGCTCGATGGTGTGATGTAATTGAAGGACTTACTCGAGCTTCTGCTCACAATAATCGGAGCCCATCGCACTCTCTTCACGATCGCTGCCTCCGGTTCATCTGACATCTCCAGATCCAAGCCATTGCGCTTGTCGTTTTCCAGCTTTTTAGAATCGCTGCAGATTATCGCCGGTCTCGGTAATGAGGGATTCATGCTGGCCTTCAGCTTAGTAAGTTTGTTAGGAAGTATTTTGTCCGCGGTTTCTAAGTCGTGCTTGTATGAcattttgcttaatttttcaaatttttaacaagaaattTTGTGTTCAGCACGGCCaggttttgtttaattttatcagTAAAAAgtatttgtaaaaaatgttGACTATCAGGCCTGCTACGGTAATCataaacgagaaattggtgctccggttttcgaaaacgaaagattatttcgatttgaaaaacgggctcCTTTATCTGATtggaataaaaactaaatgtttttttttatagaaatcagatcttatttactaaaggaaaaaaatagtttactcagtggtctattgatgtttattccacaccactacaagatcattctggcccGTAggtattttctaaaaaaattatttctgaccccacctcagatatGACCAACCAATTTTTCGCAAAAAGTTTTCGCCAAGgctgccatattgttggtggaacgaaacagccaggtaaaaatacttataaaatataagagaattcattaaaaacattaaaggaGGGTCAAAgatgttgtttataaataatgttttttaatcTAATTACTTAAGTGGTCGAAATTGACTAAAAAAGtaattgagaccaccggaaaaCTTTCTAGATTTTCTCAACTCCAGCAATTTTTGCCTCATCCTGGCTTCGAAACaagcaattgtaaatataaaaggcaTTTCTTCACGTTGTTTGGTTTTGACCAAAAAGACAAGTCAGCTGTTTGAGCAGCAGGAAACGATGAAAGCGATACATAGCAAAAATTAAGCGAGAACCCGAGCAGCTatggtaaaaaataaatcgaacTATTTCGCCCAAAtcggggggaaaaaaatacGATAACCGGAGCAGACCAGAATAATTAGATATTAATTAATGAAtgaactatataatatatcatGGATTGAATATCGAGCGGTAAAtacttgaaatatatatgataaAAATCTCTTATTCAAAATCGAAATTATcataaagttaaaaatatcgataatatcAAAAAGTTTGATGTatcgaaaattgaaatattggAAAATATAGCACTTAACATTAAAAGAAACGATATTGCTTtaaagatatatgtatatcgaattatgaatatataaatatgactATTGCAAGGCTATATATGAACTTAATTCATATCGTCTTTGTCGCCACATATACAGAAttgatatatcaaaatttGTTACTCCTTAGCTATTATCTTTGTATataaaccttaaaatattgtaGAGATTTTGTgtcttatttcttttttaatttcattgctcttataaatatatatttgtaaaatagaCTCACCGTATCTGCGGCTGTTAGATTAATGCCCAATCCTCCGGCTCTCGTGGACAGCAGGAAAACAAATATATCGGCTCTGGTTTGGAAATCGGCAACCATATCGCGACGAGCTGAGATTTTGCTGGAGCCATCCAATCGCATGTATCGATGCTTGCGATGCCACATATACTCCTATGAATAAAGGTGACAAAATCAGTTAAGAGTGAAGATTAAATGCCCTCAATCTCTCACCTCTAGCAGATCGATCATCTTGGTCATTTGCGAGTAGATGAGCACACGATGACCGTTCGCTTTCAGGCGAGTCAACAGTGTGTCCAGCACAAAAAGTTTGCCGGCGTCCGTGATCAACGTTTCCTTGTCGGGCACAACAATCGAGGACCAACCTCTGCGGGGCTTGCACAGGGCCAAGCCGTTGGAGACGAGCTCCCTGCCCAGGCTATTCTCACACTGATCGTGTCGGATCTGTGTCCAGGCAGCAGCGCGGCTATCACAGCTACAACAGAAGATGACAAATGAAATGCACCTCAATTAAGAGAGAAACCAAAACTATAAGTTTTCCACTCACTATAAATGCCTGTCCACCGCCTGTACCTTTTGGCCCAAGTCATAAAGGAGGCGGGGCATGGAGAGGGGTTCACATCGATAGCTCCTGGGCTTCCTGGGGCGATGGGCAAACTCGGGCAGTAGCAGGAGAGTGGTGACCTTCACATCGCTCTTGGCATTCGATTTCGTTTGCACCTCCACAGACTCGatctccagctcctgcttgGCCTCCTCAGCCATATCCTCGATGCCCGATGAGGAGTTTTGCTGCAGTATCTTGGAGCGAATAACGCGATGCTCGATGGTTTCCTGCATGTTATAGGTGAAGTAGTCGCCGAAGGCATAGACGCTGCTCTCATTAGTCGTCTGAAAGGGGTAAGGGGGTCATTAGTTTGAACCATTCATTGTATTATCCTCTCACCATCGCTGTGAAGACAAAGTTCCTGAGCACACAGTCGGTGAGCATAAAGTCCGGTATCAGTTTATTTTCTAGCATCGGCTCCAGGAGTTGATATCTGCTGGCGCGTTGTTTTTTCCACCAAAAGCGACGATAGGCCAGAAGTGGATACTTCTCTAGCACCCGGTGGAAATGTAAGAGGCTgcgaatttatattaaaagtgTAATTGCATTCCTGTTTAAATGAGAATAAGGTATTACTCACAAAGCAATCAGCCCGTTGAGGGTAACGTCCACCATATCGCCCACAGATAAATCGCACAAGCGGGTGAATCCAAAGCAACTGTCCACATTTACATCCTCAAACAGCGACCTTTGCATGTACTCGGATTTAAAGATGTTAAACCTGGCgaaagaaatatacaaaataattaatcagtaaTAAATGAATACCAATGCTTGCAAAAGTTTTCAAAGTGCGAAACCTATTCAAAATGGTATTAGAAAAACCTCTTGGGTCGTCCCCCATCAATTTGATCTCGGTCAAAGTGCTTCTTTGAAGCCGTTTCAGAAGAGAGAGTTTCTTTCAGTTGCGCTCTCACAAAGTTTCGTATTTCGTTTCTCTTAATACAATTAAGTGCAAATAAAACTAGAAAGAAAGCTGActttggcacgccgaagtttgtatacctttgcagCTACattatatagtcgtccgatcccgTTTCGACTTATGTAGATAGGAGGGAGAGTAGTCAGAAACTATTTGCAAACTTTCGTTCaaacagacggacggacatggctagatcaactcggctgttgatgcttaTCAAGAAATATATGCACCTATTGTAGAGCAGGTGCCGTCGACTTGGCAACGATCTGTGAAGCAATCCGTTCTCGAAAACCAATCTGGGCATCGTATACTCCGCACAGCGCATGAAGAACGGGCTCCTGGCATCCCGCCGTTCGAAGAGCTCCGGATGATTGCACACCTTGCGGAACTGCATGACCAGGTTCATCAGGTTCGAGGCCGAGGAGGAAGACGAGGTGGCAGTGGAACTGCCGCTGGTCAGGTGAAGGAGGTCTTCGATCCTGATCTTTTGCTTCAGAGCCCGGTACAGCAGTTTTTGACGAATGGTCAGCGGACAGTAGACCATGATCTCGATCTTGTCGGACAGTTCGTTCTCCACATCCTTTTTAATGCGCCGCAGCATAAAGGGCTTAAGTATCATGTGGAGTCTGGAGATTTGCTTCTCATCAATGCCCGTTTTGTTCTCCGCATGCGATTCGATGTCCTTGGAGAACCACTCGTTGAACTCGTCGTGGGAATCGAACAGGGTGGGCATAATGAAGTGCAGCAGAGCCCACAGCTCCGCCATGCTGTTCTGGATGGGAGTGCCGCTGAGGAGCAGCCGATTGCGACAGCTGAAGCCCAGGAGCAGCTTCCACCGTTGCGAGGCGGCGCTCTTGATGGCCTGCGCCTCGTCCAAGACCATGTACTGCCACTTGATTCGGTTGAAGTACTTGTAGTCGCTGACCACCAGCTGGTAGGAGGTGATCACCACATGGAAGCTGGCGTCGCGGGTGTGCAAGTGCTTTTGGTCCCAGAACTGTCGGAGGATCTTCCGCTCGCCGGGGGATCCCCAGTAGGGGACCACATTGAAATCGGGCACGAATCTGGACATTTCCTGCTGCCAGTTGTGGAGCGTGGAGGCGGGGGAGATCACTAGGAAAGGTCCCCACACCCCGTAGTGCTCGGCTATGTGGCAGAGGAATGCGATCGACTGGACTGTCTTGCCCAGACCCATTTCGTCTGCCAGGATGCCGCTGATTCCCTGGTCGTAGATGTTGGCTAGCCAGGTCATTCCCTTGATCTGGTAGCCCTTGAGGGTTCCCTTGAACATCTTTGGTTGCGGTAGATCCTTCATCTCCGGCCGGGCTTCTGGCTTTGAATCTGGGAGCTCTTCCTGCTCCCCGTCGtcttcgtcctcctcctcctctttttTTACAAACACGTCGAATGCTCTGGTCTTGTCCAGATCCCTTTGCATGGCCGCTTCCGCGTGCTCCTGGGCCAGCAGCTTCATTTCCCCAGCGTCATAGTCATCCTGCCCCGCCAGACGGGCATTGGTTTCCTCGTCCAGCTGGCTGAGAATCCTCAGCTGATCCTCCTCGCTGCCCTGGCCCAGTTTCTTGGACATGAAGTGAGCGTACAACTCAGTTTGGGTGATCAGGAAGTTGAGCTTGCGCTGCTGGCGCTTCACCTCTATGAGCTCCACGTCCTGCTTGCgctgctcctccgcctcgCGCTCTTGCTTTCGCCGCTGATCCCGCTCCACGCGCTCATAGCGCTTCCAGTAGGCGAGCATTTCCCTGGTGAGGCGCTTGGCCCGCCACACGGTCTCCTTCATGATCCGCTGGGAGTTGAGGGCGCGCTGTCGCACTACCTTGGCACACATTCCAGCCACCCGCTTGCAATTGGCCAGCATCTCCTTGTGATTGTTACTCTTGATGCGCTGCAGGCGGCCAGTCTCCTTCTTTGACATAATCTGCCAAATGCGGCGACGGCGGGCGGCCAAGGCAGCGGGATTCTTTCGCTTTCGCCTGACTTTGGTCACCTGACCCTCGGCGCCGCCGACCAcgtccacctcctcctcgatTTCCTCCTCTTCCGGGTAGTCGAGAGCCAAGCTCGCCAGCTCTCGCTTGTAATCCACCTCGCCACCGTCCTCGTCTTCGTCATCGTTGGTGGGCAGCGTGTCACCAAAGGTGTATTTTCCCAGCTCGGAGGGTGGCACCTCCCCGGACTCTGGGGATCCGATGGTATTCCGCTTCTTGCGTCCCCTCTTTCGTTGCTTGGGTGTCTTGGGACCAGCCTGCGCCTCGGCCAAACGGGCCATGAGAATCTCCTGCTTGGTGCGGCGTCGTCGCTTGCGCACTCCAGCGGTGGCCTGCTGGCGCTCGGCGAAGACGTCGTGGTTGGACAGAAGGCCACTGCCGTAGTAAGCGTACTGGGCATTCTACAGAGTAAGAGCAgagtttaaatattgttttgctTATATTTCCGTCACTCACCGTGGCCTTTTTGTAGTAGTTCTTCCGCTGACGCTGCTCCCTTATGTGCTCCCTCAAGAGCTGGTGCACATACTCATCCTCCGTAATGGTGGGGTCATCGCTTTCCGTGTCGCTCAGCAGGAGATCGTACAGCCACTCCCGATCGCTGGTCAGGTCGTTGAAGTTATATAGCTGGGCCTTCACACTCTGTCGTTCTGAAGACTTGAAGGTTAGCCAAAGTCCTTACTTGCTTCCGGCAGCCACTCACCTTCCTTGCTGCCCAGCAGACGATGTTTGCTCCTGCCGGACCGCCTCTGCTTGACCACGCCCACCGTGGAGAGGTCGTCGGAGTCCTCTGTCTCCGGTTCCCTTTTAAACTCCCTCTCCTCGGCGCTGTCCTCGTTGCTACTCAGCGGTCTCCGCAGGGCCCTCTTGGTCATGTCCATGAAGGGGCGCATGTTGAGGGCCGCCTCCAATCGCTGGATGTGCAGCGGCTCCGCGTTGGCGCGAGGCCGCGTCAGGGGCTGCAGCACGGGCTTAATGTCCATGCTGGAGCTTGTTTATTTCAGCTTTTAAGTGTAATTATCACGTAATTTGGAAATTCGTTCGGCGTGCGTCGAGGTAAACAACAGTGTGACCGCACCGCGAGCGGCTAAAAAATACCAAAGTAAACCAGTTACAGTGGGCAAAAGTTGAAGCCTAGAAAACTAGGAACTAGGAACTAGATGCAAACATAATTCTTTACAAATTGCAGTTTAAAACCGGAATTTCAGCATGTGTCCGGTTGTAGACTTTTGTAGGCTAGTCCGGTGGGTACTTATAGCTGATATGCTCACTCTCGCCGGCTATCTATGCCATCTCTATCAGAGTTTCAGTGTTATCCAACACTGGTGTGCTCTGGTTCACCAgctgttatttttgttattcttttgttttgattttgtcGTGAAATTAAGTTgccaaaataaattcaattcaactaaaaaacataatttaacATACATAATTTGTTATGTCTTGGTCCAGCGGTCTGATAAAGGAAATTTTAAATCCTAACAACTTGATTATTTCATCGGAACTCGGCGTGGTCATCGCGGACAAGTATCCCAAGGCGCAGCACCACTACTTGGTGCTCCCGTTGGCCGATATTCCCAGCATCTTCCAGGTGAACTAGTAGTTATACCCCCAAAATCGTATCCATTTAATAGGCATTACATTTTTAAGCTGAATCGAAGTCATCTGCCTCTGCTGGAGGAGCTGCATCTGTTGGCCAGGAACGTGGTTGAGGTAAAGGGAGCCCGCTGGACGGACTTCCAGGTGGGGTTCCATGCGGAGCCTAGCATGCAGAGGCTTCACTTGCATGTCATCTCCACGGATTTTGTATCGCCAACCCTGAAGACAAAGAAGCACTGGAACTCTTTCAACACGGAGTTATTTGTGCCCTACGAAAGTAAGAATACCTTGGGAAACACCAAGGAGTTATTTCAATAGAACGTACACTGGGACGATAATAAAATTCCTTAGGCTACGAATGACAGATTATTCACTATATCGATATTCTATCAATATTTGTCGTGAAgtcaatata
Above is a genomic segment from Drosophila kikkawai strain 14028-0561.14 chromosome 3R, DkikHiC1v2, whole genome shotgun sequence containing:
- the Ino80 gene encoding chromatin-remodeling ATPase INO80 isoform X3, which produces MDIKPVLQPLTRPRANAEPLHIQRLEAALNMRPFMDMTKRALRRPLSSNEDSAEEREFKREPETEDSDDLSTVGVVKQRRSGRSKHRLLGSKEERQSVKAQLYNFNDLTSDREWLYDLLLSDTESDDPTITEDEYVHQLLREHIREQRQRKNYYKKATNAQYAYYGSGLLSNHDVFAERQQATAGVRKRRRRTKQEILMARLAEAQAGPKTPKQRKRGRKKRNTIGSPESGEVPPSELGKYTFGDTLPTNDDEDEDGGEVDYKRELASLALDYPEEEEIEEEVDVVGGAEGQVTKVRRKRKNPAALAARRRRIWQIMSKKETGRLQRIKSNNHKEMLANCKRVAGMCAKVVRQRALNSQRIMKETVWRAKRLTREMLAYWKRYERVERDQRRKQEREAEEQRKQDVELIEVKRQQRKLNFLITQTELYAHFMSKKLGQGSEEDQLRILSQLDEETNARLAGQDDYDAGEMKLLAQEHAEAAMQRDLDKTRAFDVFVKKEEEEDEDDGEQEELPDSKPEARPEMKDLPQPKMFKGTLKGYQIKGMTWLANIYDQGISGILADEMGLGKTVQSIAFLCHIAEHYGVWGPFLVISPASTLHNWQQEMSRFVPDFNVVPYWGSPGERKILRQFWDQKHLHTRDASFHVVITSYQLVVSDYKYFNRIKWQYMVLDEAQAIKSAASQRWKLLLGFSCRNRLLLSGTPIQNSMAELWALLHFIMPTLFDSHDEFNEWFSKDIESHAENKTGIDEKQISRLHMILKPFMLRRIKKDVENELSDKIEIMVYCPLTIRQKLLYRALKQKIRIEDLLHLTSGSSTATSSSSSASNLMNLVMQFRKVCNHPELFERRDARSPFFMRCAEYTMPRLVFENGLLHRSLPSRRHLLYNRFNIFKSEYMQRSLFEDVNVDSCFGFTRLCDLSVGDMVDVTLNGLIAFLLHFHRVLEKYPLLAYRRFWWKKQRASRYQLLEPMLENKLIPDFMLTDCVLRNFVFTAMTTNESSVYAFGDYFTYNMQETIEHRVIRSKILQQNSSSGIEDMAEEAKQELEIESVEVQTKSNAKSDVKVTTLLLLPEFAHRPRKPRSYRCEPLSMPRLLYDLGQKVQAVDRHLYCDSRAAAWTQIRHDQCENSLGRELVSNGLALCKPRRGWSSIVVPDKETLITDAGKLFVLDTLLTRLKANGHRVLIYSQMTKMIDLLEEYMWHRKHRYMRLDGSSKISARRDMVADFQTRADIFVFLLSTRAGGLGINLTAADTVIFYDSDWNPTVDQQAMDRAHRLGQTKQVTVYRLICKGTIEERILQRAREKSEIQRMVISGGNFKPDTLKPKEVVSLLLDDEEIEMKYRQEAKLQSSSPIPAETQGERKRRHPNKDVNMGGTTTPAATATLRDLDDDVASCSSAAKRLKPDPDEDLIDVGIQSSASSVGTDSNHPTLSQETYVPGATSVQHMDNDSDNEALVVDGDSPTLMGQNESMSQDSV
- the Ino80 gene encoding chromatin-remodeling ATPase INO80 isoform X2, with product MDIKPVLQPLTRPRANAEPLHIQRLEAALNMRPFMDMTKRALRRPLSSNEDSAEEREFKREPETEDSDDLSTVGVVKQRRSGRSKHRLLGSKEERQSVKAQLYNFNDLTSDREWLYDLLLSDTESDDPTITEDEYVHQLLREHIREQRQRKNYYKKATNAQYAYYGSGLLSNHDVFAERQQATAGVRKRRRRTKQEILMARLAEAQAGPKTPKQRKRGRKKRNTIGSPESGEVPPSELGKYTFGDTLPTNDDEDEDGGEVDYKRELASLALDYPEEEEIEEEVDVVGGAEGQVTKVRRKRKNPAALAARRRRIWQIMSKKETGRLQRIKSNNHKEMLANCKRVAGMCAKVVRQRALNSQRIMKETVWRAKRLTREMLAYWKRYERVERDQRRKQEREAEEQRKQDVELIEVKRQQRKLNFLITQTELYAHFMSKKLGQGSEEDQLRILSQLDEETNARLAGQDDYDAGEMKLLAQEHAEAAMQRDLDKTRAFDVFVKKEEEEDEDDGEQEELPDSKPEARPEMKDLPQPKMFKGTLKGYQIKGMTWLANIYDQGISGILADEMGLGKTVQSIAFLCHIAEHYGVWGPFLVISPASTLHNWQQEMSRFVPDFNVVPYWGSPGERKILRQFWDQKHLHTRDASFHVVITSYQLVVSDYKYFNRIKWQYMVLDEAQAIKSAASQRWKLLLGFSCRNRLLLSGTPIQNSMAELWALLHFIMPTLFDSHDEFNEWFSKDIESHAENKTGIDEKQISRLHMILKPFMLRRIKKDVENELSDKIEIMVYCPLTIRQKLLYRALKQKIRIEDLLHLTSGSSTATSSSSSASNLMNLVMQFRKVCNHPELFERRDARSPFFMRCAEYTMPRLVFENGLLHRSLPSRRHLLYNRFNIFKSEYMQRSLFEDVNVDSCFGFTRLCDLSVGDMVDVTLNGLIAFLLHFHRVLEKYPLLAYRRFWWKKQRASRYQLLEPMLENKLIPDFMLTDCVLRNFVFTAMTTNESSVYAFGDYFTYNMQETIEHRVIRSKILQQNSSSGIEDMAEEAKQELEIESVEVQTKSNAKSDVKVTTLLLLPEFAHRPRKPRSYRCEPLSMPRLLYDLGQKVQAVDRHLYCDSRAAAWTQIRHDQCENSLGRELVSNGLALCKPRRGWSSIVVPDKETLITDAGKLFVLDTLLTRLKANGHRVLIYSQMTKMIDLLEEYMWHRKHRYMRLDGSSKISARRDMVADFQTRADIFVFLLSTRAGGLGINLTAADTVIFYDSDWNPTVDQQAMDRAHRLGQTKQVTVYRLICKGTIEERILQRAREKSEIQRMVISGGNFKPDTLKPKEVVSLLLDDEEIEMKYRQEAKLQSSSPIPAETQGERKRRHPNKDVNMGGTTTPAATATLRDLDDDVASCSSAAKRLKPDPDEDLIDVGIQSSASSVGTDSNHPTLSQETYVPGATSVQHMDNDSDNEALVVDGDSPTLMGQNESMKFTTSPVSSAHSPGMSGKRGPGRPRSKTSTPISRGIRGAPRTRRPVGPLLVPLGRSPEATPPSSSPATSRAASPSAGPHGGGGIE